From a single Glycine soja cultivar W05 chromosome 19, ASM419377v2, whole genome shotgun sequence genomic region:
- the LOC114398730 gene encoding cell division cycle 20.2, cofactor of APC complex-like, whose amino-acid sequence MNFDAHYMLTERNKENPVERSPSRDAYKKQLAECLNINRSRIFAFKNKSLALVDLIPHQISLPYQWDNKLANPLRYIPQTRKKTLDASDILNDYYLNLLDWGSDNVLAIALENSVYLWNAANCSTSELFTFDDENGCHIYCWALDGWRFVVGLCNSRNF is encoded by the exons ATGAATTTTGATGCTCACTATATGCTTACTGAGAGGAATAAGGAAAACCCAGTTGAGAGGTCCCCATCTAGAGACGCTTACAAGAAGCAACTTGCAGAATGCTTGAACATTAATCGGTCCAGAATCTTTGCCTTCAAGAACAAGTCACTTGCTTTGGTCGACTTAATCCCTCATCAAATCTCTCTTCCCTACCAATGGGACAATAAACTCGCCAATCCTCTTCGATATATTCCTCAG ACTCGTAAGAAGACTTTGGATGCTTCTGATATTTTGAATGACTATTATCTCAATTTACTGGACTGGGGAAGCGACAATGTTCTTGCAATTGCCCTTGAAAACTCAGTGTACTTGTGGAATGCAGCCAATTGTTCTACTTCAGAACTTTTTACATTTGATGATGAAAATGGTTGTCACATCTATTGTTGGGCTCTTGATGGATGGCGTTTTGTTGTTGGTTTGTGTAACAGccgtaacttttaa